The DNA region TCTCCGCACAGGCGGTAGCAGTGGGCCGCTTTTTCCTCATCCTTTTCCAGCCCGTCTCCCTTTTCCAGCCGGCGGCCGATAACGCCGATTTCATGAGCCGCTTCGCCGGCACCTAGGTTGGCCGCTTTACGGAAATAAGTGACCGCTTCGTCGATATCTCCGGCAGCCAGGGTATCCTGCCCCATGGAATAATAGTATTCCATCATTCGATCTGATGCCATGATGCTTATCCTTTCCTCAGGACGCAAAAGCGCCCTTCACACTTCGGGACAGGCCCGCTATTTCAAGTAGTTGCTGCTTAAATCGCAGAATCTGATTTATAAATGTTTTCTTAATTCCGAAAGCGGAAAACCGCCGCCGGAGAACGATTTTACCGAAATTCCATACAGAGATCTTCAAAAAGCGCAGCTGACGGCTTTTCCACGTGATCTGCAAGGCGCACATCCGCCGACGGAACGATTTCACCGAAAGGTACAGCGCCTTCCTCTTCATAAATAACGCCCAGTACGAGGCTGTCGGTGTCGGAAAGCAGATGGAACGCAGCCGCCTTATCATGAGGATCATAGTTTTCCCGTATATCTGCCAGTTTTTTCAGATGACCATTGTACCATTCCACTGTATTGAACTGGTTGAAAGTGACGCAGGGCGTGAAAATATTGACATAGGAGAACCCTTTATGATCGACCGCTTTGGTAATGACATCCACCATATTCTTCATGTCGATGGCATACGCCTGCGCCACGAAGGTAGCGCCCGCGGCAAGAGCCATGGACGGAGCGTCAAGCGGAGTGAGGGGATTGCCGTCAGGCGTCGTCTTGGTCACAAAGCCTTTGGAAGACATGGGGCTCGTCTGCCCTTTTGTCAGGCCGTAAACCTGGTTGTCGAAAACGATATAGGTGATATCCATATTTCTCTTCATCGCATGGAGGGCGTGTCCCAAACCGATGGCGTAAGAGTCGCCGTCACCGGAGCAGACGATCATATGAATATCTTTGTTGGCGCATTTGATGCCCTGGGCAAAAGGAAGCGCGCGTCCGTGGGTCGTGTGGGCACCGTAGCAGTACTGGTACCCGCCGATGCGGGAAGAACAGCCGATACCGGAAATCAAAACGATATCTTCATTCGGCCAGCCTTTAGCCGCACAGACAGCGGCAATCGCATTTTGGATCCCGAAATCGCCGCACCCGGGACACCAGTTCGGCACGATAGTATTTTTATAATCTCTCGGTGAACCCATAATCAGATGACCTCCTTGGATTTATTGATAATGGTCGAAGCCAGGAACGGCGTGCCGTCATACTGCAAAAGAGAAAGAAGTTTATCGTGGCAGTCAAAGCGGATGGCAAACTGCTCGCGGAGCTGCGCCGTCAAATCCTCTTCGACAATGAGAACCTTCTTCGCCCCTTCGATATACGGACGGAGTTCTTCTGCGGGGAACGGGGAAATCAGGCGGAGCTGGATATGATTTACCTTCCTGCCTTCCGCTTCCAGACACTCCCGCGCTTCTTCCAGCGCGCCATTGGTGGAAGTAATGCCCACAAGGAGCAGGTCGCAGTTCGTTTCTTCATGGGCTGCGGTAAACGGCTGAATCGCTTTGGAAACGGCAGCGAACTTCCTGTGGCGCTTTTCCATTTCCATCACACGGTCGCCCTGTCCTTCCGCCGGTTTGCCGAATACATTATGTTCAAGGCCCGTAGAAAGGAACATGCCGTTTTTCACGCCGGGAATCGTCCTTGGGGAAATACCGTCTTCCGTGTCCTCAAAACGGTGGAAATAAGATTTCGTTTTCATATCCAGTTCAGAAAGGCCTTCCGTCACTAATTTACCGCGGCGGATGCCGATACGGTTCCTGTCGAAAGCGGGAACAGACTGCTTGCACATGCCAAACTGCAGATCGGACAGCACAATGACAGGAGTCTGGTATTCCTCCGCCAGATTAAACGCTTCCTGGACGATATAGTAGCAGTCTTCGATAGACGCGGCAGCAAGAACAATCTTTTCCGCATCTCCGTGCCCGGAGCCGACAGCATAGCGGATATCGCTCTGCTCCACCTTTGTCGCCATCCCCGTGGACGGCCCTGCACGCATCACATCGATAATGACCACCGGGATTTCAGCAACAGCCGCCATGGAAATGGATTCCGCCATGAGAGAAAGCCCGGGGCCTGATGTCGCGGTAAACGCGCGGACACCCCCATAACCCGCCCCCATCGCCATCATAACGGATGACAGTTCATCTTCCGTCTGCACGACCGTGCCATGAATCTTATGAGCCACTTTAATCATATATTCCATGATTTCCGATGCCGGAGTAATCGGATAAGAAGCCATGAAACGGGATCCTGCGGAAATAGCGCCGAGCGCGGCCGCTTCATTCCCAAGCAGGTACAGCTGGTCTTTCTTTTCAGGAACGGCCAGTTTCCCCAGCTCCACCCCCTGCATGGCAGCGACAGCCGTGTCATAACCCTCCTTGAAAATCTCTTTATTTTTATTGATGACCGCTTCCCCTTTTTTCGCAAAACGTTCCGCGATAAAGCGGTAGAACGGCGTTTCCGGAAACCCGAGCAGTCCTGCGCTCATACCGAGAGCGGCAATATTTTTCATCTGCATGGATCCGTACTTCTTTGCCATTTCCGTAATGGGGAGCGGCAGGAAAATACGTCCCGTATGCGCCTCCCATTTCGGTTTAAAAGCATCGTCGGCAATAATAACACCGCCTTCACAAATTTCCTTTCCGTGAAGATCGATCGTTTCCTGGTCAAGAGCTACAAGACAATCCACATGCTCCCCGATCGTCGCAATTTCCTTGGTCGCGATACGCAGGGCAATCGTCGTATGTCCGCCTTTGATCCGGGATGCAAACAGACGCTGGCTGAAAAGGGAATATCCCTCCTGTGCCAGAACACGCCCCAGAATTTCTCCGCAGGATTCAACGCCCTGTCCCTGCTGCCCTCCCATTTTCCAGATAAAATCTTTCTTTTCCACTCCATCTTCCTCCTTGTCGATGTTCAGTGAATCGATCCTATGTGCACGGTAATGGTCCGGTATCGATTTTTTATCATACACATACGATTTCATTATACCATTAAAGTCGTTTTTATAAATGGGATGCCGCCGTTAAAATGCAGAAATTTTCAAGGAAATAAAAACACAGGTACCGGATATTGAATATTGTCGACTGCCGGCACACGTAGTACGATTGAGGATATTCGCTTGTCGTAATGATTTAAATCGTAAAAGAATAGTTAGCTTGCAGCTGACAGCTCACAGCTGATAGCTTTTATCTTCATACCGGCCTCCTCACTACAGCAGCAGATCCTTCACATTCGTTCAGGATGACGATTAACGTTAGCGTCACTCTTATCAAACAATAAAAAGACCGTCCGCTTATCCCCCGCTTACATAAAAATACGGTACCCATCACATCTGACGAGTACCGCATTCTATTTCTTATACTATTTCCTTATCCTTGTCTTTGCTTTCCAGTTTACGCTTCCGGGGAAATATGAGAACCGTACACATCACGGTAATCATTGTTTGCCTTATCATCTTCGCTGTTGACGCGGACACGTTCTACCTTATTTCTGTCATTGTCCTTGCCGGAAATACGGTCAACACGGATACGATCCAGACGAATCTGGCGGAGTTCCGGTTCGAACTCATTCATAGCTCTGTCCATATTGTCATCTACCGGTGCTCCATTCTTCAATGCACGATAGAACATCGCCGCAAATTCATAGCGGGTCATGGTACGGTCGCCGCTGAACATGCCGTCCGGATAGCCTTCAAGGATGCCGTTTCCTGCCAATGTAGCCACATATTCATAAGCCCAGTGGTTTTCCGGCACATCGGGGAAGTCCTTCTTTTTACCCATATCCAGGATGCCGAGAATGGAATTCATCTTCTGCTCCATGGTATCCAGACGTTTCTTCAAATCCTTGTTCTCATCACGGAGATCGACGATTTCTTTCGCCATGGCTACTTTGGATGTGGATACATGGTTGCCCTGTCCCAGCTTCACGCTGACTCCGGCATTCACCATATTTTCTCCTCCTCCGAAGGAGCCTCCCACGCTGAACATGGTGTCTTCATTAGGACGGTAGAATGCGCCTACCGCTACCGCATGGGCGTCTTTGTAGTTGCCGTAGCCGGCTGCCACATCCCACTTGTCATCCGGGTCGAAGTCCAGCGGGTGGAGGGCTGCCAATGCCGCTGCTCCTGCTCCTACTCTGTCCATGCGGTCGCCAAGTTCATTGACGGCTCCTCCTATGTTGTTGATTGTTTGGTTTGTTTTCCACAGCTGCCCCCCGTTGACGGCGTCAGTGCTGTTTGCGCTGATGTCTCCGGCTGCTACGTTGGTGATTTTCTTGTTCCCTGCGTTGATGCCGCTGTTGTCGATTTTCACGTCTCCCACGGTCAGGGTGTTGGTGGTCACACTGTTCAATCCTTTCAGGTCTTTGGCCATGCGGACTTTCAGGTTGTTATTGCCGTCGGATACGACGCCGAGGTTGTCTTCTGTGGTCAGTTTGTTTGTGTCTGTAATGCCTCCGACTACGTTCACCTGTTCGTTCAGTTTCTTCTTGATGACTGCTCCTGTGTCACCGCCGTACTTCATGCCGTCATTTAAGGTAGCCACTTCTTCTTTGGTGCCGTCCGGTTTTTCGTATACGATACGGGTCGTTGTCGTACCCGGCGCGCCGTCTACTCCGGGTTTGCCGTCACGGGTAACCGAGATGTTTGTTGTTACGCCGTCTTTTCCGTTGATGCCGATTTTTCCGTCTTTGCCGTTTTTACCTGTAGCAACGATGGTTTCGGTTTTCAGGTTCTTGTCCATTTTGACGGTGAGGTTTCCGTTCGCATCGGCAAAGGTTTTTATGTTTTCACCGGAGTATTCGGAGGCATCTTTTGTCCCTTCTCCTTTGATGGTGACTTTCTCTCCCAGGTTCCGGTGGAATTCTCCGTCGTTGCCGGCAAAGTCCATGCCTTTTTTCGTCAATTCTTCGGACGTATTCGTAATCTTTTGGTCTACGGCTTTGAGCTGGTCTTCTGTGGCGGCCTGTCCGCTGGTGATGTTGTTCGGATCCCAGGTTTTGTTGGTCAGTCCGTTGACGGTTCCTTTTTCTCCATTGATTTTCACTTTTCCGGCATCGATGTTTCCTGTCTTGCCGTCAATGGTGACTTTGTCTCCGGCTTTGATGATGCCTGTTGTTCCGTCGATGGATACCTGTTTGGACGGATCGGTTCCCAGTGTGACTTTGTCGCCGAGTCCGACAGTATATTCTTTGCCGCCTGTTCCATTGGTTCCTTCGGTGACAGTTATATTGCTGTCTTTGGCTTTGACGGTCGTATGCTGGCCTGCCAGTGTCTTTACGTCATGCAGCTGGCTGCCGTTGACGGCATCGGTGCTGTTTGCGCTGACGTCTCCGGCTGCTACGTTGGTGATTTTGTTGCCGCCGTTGTCAAGGCCGTTCTTGGTGAGGGATACGGTGTTTCCGGCTGCACCGTTGCTGATGGTTATTCCGTTATTGTTGATGAATGTATCGCCGGCGGTTATGCTTTCGAGGCCTTTCAGGGCTTTGGCAAGACGGACTTTCAGGTTGTTAGTACCGTCAGATACCACGCCGATATTGTCATCTGTCGTCAGCTTGCTTTCGTCTCTAATGCCTCCGACGACGTTCACCTGTTCGTTCAGTTTCTTCTTGATGACTGCCCCTGTATCACCGCCGTACTTCATACCGTCGTCCAGTGTGGCAATATCATGCTGCTTGCCGTTCTTTTCTTCGATGATGAGACGGGTGATATTGGTACCGTCAACGCCCGGCTTTCCATCGCCGCCCTTAATGGTGAGTCCGTTAGCGCCGTCCTTACCGTTCAGACCAATGGAGCCGTCTTTGCCGTTGATCACTACAGCAGAGCCGTCTTTGCCGTTGACTCCGATGGAGCCGTCTTTGCCGTCGGCGCCTTTCCTGCCGAGCACCAGATCGTCATTTACATTGACTTTATATGGATTGGCAACGGTGCCTTCGCCTTCGACGGTGGTATTCTTACCGTCTTTCAGGATTGTCTTTCCCGCCGCGACAGCATCTTTCAGCTGGCCGAAGTTGACTGCGTCACTGTTTACTGTGCCGTCAGCCACGTTGGTAATCTTCTGGCCGTTCGCATTGAGACCGTCTTTATTGACATAGGTCTTTCCGTTGATGGTCAGGCTGCCATTCGGCCCAAGATCCACATCTTTTTTCAGCTTCACATTGAGCTTTGCTCCATCAGATACGACGCCAATATTTCCATCTGTCAGATCTGCCGAGGCTCCGCCTTTGATTTCCAGCTTGTCTCCCAGCTTTTTATTAATATCCGCGCCGGAGTCTCCGCCGAAGTTCAGCCCTTTTCCAATTGTCGTATTGATGTTTGTAATATCATTGGCATTCTTTGTGATATTTGTCT from Dialister invisus DSM 15470 includes:
- a CDS encoding 2-oxoacid:ferredoxin oxidoreductase subunit beta encodes the protein MGSPRDYKNTIVPNWCPGCGDFGIQNAIAAVCAAKGWPNEDIVLISGIGCSSRIGGYQYCYGAHTTHGRALPFAQGIKCANKDIHMIVCSGDGDSYAIGLGHALHAMKRNMDITYIVFDNQVYGLTKGQTSPMSSKGFVTKTTPDGNPLTPLDAPSMALAAGATFVAQAYAIDMKNMVDVITKAVDHKGFSYVNIFTPCVTFNQFNTVEWYNGHLKKLADIRENYDPHDKAAAFHLLSDTDSLVLGVIYEEEGAVPFGEIVPSADVRLADHVEKPSAALFEDLCMEFR
- a CDS encoding 2-oxoacid:acceptor oxidoreductase subunit alpha produces the protein MKSYVYDKKSIPDHYRAHRIDSLNIDKEEDGVEKKDFIWKMGGQQGQGVESCGEILGRVLAQEGYSLFSQRLFASRIKGGHTTIALRIATKEIATIGEHVDCLVALDQETIDLHGKEICEGGVIIADDAFKPKWEAHTGRIFLPLPITEMAKKYGSMQMKNIAALGMSAGLLGFPETPFYRFIAERFAKKGEAVINKNKEIFKEGYDTAVAAMQGVELGKLAVPEKKDQLYLLGNEAAALGAISAGSRFMASYPITPASEIMEYMIKVAHKIHGTVVQTEDELSSVMMAMGAGYGGVRAFTATSGPGLSLMAESISMAAVAEIPVVIIDVMRAGPSTGMATKVEQSDIRYAVGSGHGDAEKIVLAAASIEDCYYIVQEAFNLAEEYQTPVIVLSDLQFGMCKQSVPAFDRNRIGIRRGKLVTEGLSELDMKTKSYFHRFEDTEDGISPRTIPGVKNGMFLSTGLEHNVFGKPAEGQGDRVMEMEKRHRKFAAVSKAIQPFTAAHEETNCDLLLVGITSTNGALEEARECLEAEGRKVNHIQLRLISPFPAEELRPYIEGAKKVLIVEEDLTAQLREQFAIRFDCHDKLLSLLQYDGTPFLASTIINKSKEVI